One window of Akkermansia biwaensis genomic DNA carries:
- a CDS encoding DNA recombination protein RmuC: MIPPFIPWLLAALLLLACLALLVALLRYRDRSVRLEAESLSWRERAEDRTQMLRTAEEVLRNSFAGISAEVLRNSEKQFLNLAETRLQNQHQQARHDLESRKQAIESLLKPVSDSLKLVQSRLGEIEKERVGAYADLKTQIRYILSGNEALKNETARLSQALHHNNARGQWGELQLRRVVELAGMVEYCDFTTQQTRSREEDRIRPDMVIHLPGGRSIIIDAKAPMTAYLHAGETDRQEERSQWMSRHAADVKKHLQQLSAKNYFAQFSPCPEFVIMFLPGEAFFQAALEADPSLIEFGAENRVILSTPSTLIALLKTVAYGWKQEQLADNAKKISEAGTDLFDTCAILTGHFSSLGKSLNQAVNQYNKTVSSFEHRFIPRAQKLKNLGVTSSKDLPSSLEDITLRAKGTDVQEEE; encoded by the coding sequence ATGATTCCCCCCTTCATTCCCTGGCTTCTGGCCGCCCTGCTCCTGCTTGCCTGCCTGGCGCTTCTGGTCGCCCTGCTGCGCTACCGGGACCGTTCCGTCCGCCTGGAGGCGGAATCCCTCTCCTGGCGGGAGCGGGCGGAGGACAGGACGCAGATGCTCCGCACCGCGGAAGAAGTGCTCAGGAATTCCTTTGCCGGCATCAGTGCGGAAGTCCTTCGCAACTCGGAAAAACAATTCCTCAACCTGGCGGAAACGCGTCTCCAGAACCAGCACCAGCAGGCTAGGCATGATCTGGAATCCCGAAAGCAGGCCATTGAGTCCCTGCTCAAGCCGGTGAGTGACTCCCTCAAGTTGGTCCAGTCCCGCCTGGGAGAAATAGAAAAGGAGCGCGTGGGCGCTTATGCGGACCTGAAAACCCAGATACGCTACATCCTTTCCGGCAATGAGGCCCTGAAGAACGAAACAGCCAGACTTTCCCAGGCCCTGCACCATAACAACGCCCGCGGCCAGTGGGGAGAACTCCAGCTTCGCCGCGTGGTGGAACTGGCGGGCATGGTGGAATACTGCGATTTCACCACGCAGCAGACCCGTTCCCGGGAGGAGGATAGAATCCGCCCGGACATGGTCATCCATCTTCCGGGAGGGCGCTCCATCATCATTGACGCCAAGGCGCCCATGACGGCCTACCTCCATGCCGGAGAGACGGACAGGCAGGAAGAACGGAGCCAGTGGATGAGCCGCCACGCGGCGGACGTGAAAAAGCATTTGCAACAATTGAGCGCCAAAAACTACTTCGCCCAGTTTTCGCCGTGCCCTGAATTCGTCATCATGTTCCTGCCGGGAGAAGCTTTTTTCCAGGCAGCTCTGGAAGCGGACCCGTCCCTGATCGAATTCGGCGCGGAAAACAGGGTTATCCTGTCCACACCCTCCACATTGATCGCACTGCTGAAAACCGTCGCCTACGGCTGGAAACAGGAACAACTGGCGGACAACGCCAAAAAGATTTCCGAGGCGGGAACGGACCTGTTCGATACCTGTGCCATCCTCACCGGGCATTTTTCCTCCCTGGGCAAAAGCCTGAACCAGGCGGTCAACCAGTACAACAAGACCGTTTCCTCCTTTGAGCACCGGTTCATTCCGCGGGCCCAGAAATTGAAGAATCTGGGCGTCACGTCCTCCAAGGACCTGCCTTCCAGCCTGGAAGACATCACCCTCCGGGCAAAGGGCACAGACGTTCAGGAAGAAGAGTGA
- a CDS encoding transglycosylase domain-containing protein, with protein sequence MGADDKSRKGNASSWRERIPDAQPVSRAKSARRKRQPPRPSYPGLPGEEPRPAVIPGPTRRTAGPRDSSSPYGAPSPRPRKAPRSAPQVEYDEEKATPERSSRPSGKRRKPGFTIFGALWFVLTMPFRFIGALTRNIRWFISWPLRILLSVSFVGIVVGAILVFLYGTISNRYDISEVKSNIPERTVILDRKNRTIGTLHGENRRRVPLQEVPPIFIDALLLREDNRFYDHGGVDWIGVGRAVAQVIKHKRATQGASTLTMQLAKITYNHQERNLHSKLTEVALAKRIEATYSKDEILETYINRIFWGHTFLGIAAASRGYYDKEPRDLSLSECATLAGIIYGPNDFSPLKHPEEARKVRDIVLGLLKDAGKITEVQYAAALAEPIVTHPPQSRSEENYAMDLVRRELDAILEEEDIRLGGLVVHTTLDLDLQNATLDIINKHMTALESRKDFKKHLASLQARREKRGIVKNKLTTKAEYEAALAAYKAIPAEQREKTQPPMPNYIQSAAVVMDNATGALLAVVGGRDAEESKLNRAIQSRRQTGSLFKPFVYATFFQQGNSADTRISDDRIAHGEIRGAANWSPRNSDGTYRGMKPASFGLILSRNTMSVRIGNRAGLGNVIQSAELAGFHGNVSKTPALFLGTWEASPLDVASAYSVFANGGVRPTPYIIDHITDSKGQPRFAITKSRRAVYSQRAANITSSILQQVCKPGGTAGRITALGFKAPCGGKTGTTNNYTNAWFAGYTSNLTCSVWVGFDTATKILEKGYGGTLALPIWTDIMLASQKEGYPFNAIRTRAASEGQAVLVCRESNQLAHSGCQYAKTAYYETTVGYEAPAKMCEKHIPLAEPGTEEDIPYAEPLDSSDDNIPLAEPVDETDGIPYATPI encoded by the coding sequence ATGGGTGCAGACGACAAATCACGGAAAGGAAACGCCAGCTCCTGGAGGGAACGCATCCCGGACGCCCAGCCGGTTTCCCGCGCCAAGTCCGCCCGCAGAAAGAGGCAGCCACCCCGCCCTTCCTATCCCGGTCTGCCGGGAGAAGAGCCACGGCCGGCCGTGATTCCGGGCCCCACCCGCAGAACGGCAGGCCCGCGCGATTCATCCTCTCCGTATGGCGCGCCCTCCCCACGGCCACGGAAAGCACCCCGTTCCGCACCCCAGGTTGAGTATGATGAAGAAAAAGCCACTCCGGAAAGGAGTTCCCGGCCTTCCGGAAAGCGGCGCAAACCGGGCTTCACCATCTTCGGAGCCCTGTGGTTCGTTCTGACAATGCCGTTCCGCTTCATCGGCGCCCTGACCCGCAATATCCGCTGGTTCATCAGCTGGCCCCTCCGCATCCTGTTGAGCGTTTCCTTTGTAGGCATCGTCGTCGGTGCCATTCTCGTTTTCCTGTACGGCACCATTTCCAACCGCTACGACATTTCGGAAGTGAAAAGCAACATTCCGGAACGCACGGTTATTCTCGACCGCAAAAACCGGACCATCGGCACCCTGCACGGAGAGAACCGCAGACGCGTTCCCCTTCAGGAAGTTCCTCCCATTTTTATAGATGCACTGCTGCTCCGTGAAGACAATCGCTTTTACGACCACGGCGGCGTGGACTGGATCGGCGTGGGCCGCGCCGTCGCCCAGGTCATCAAGCATAAAAGAGCCACGCAGGGCGCCTCCACCCTGACCATGCAGCTTGCCAAAATCACGTATAACCACCAGGAACGCAACCTGCACAGCAAGCTGACGGAAGTAGCCCTGGCCAAACGCATTGAGGCAACCTACAGCAAGGACGAAATTCTGGAAACCTACATCAACCGCATTTTCTGGGGCCACACCTTCCTGGGAATAGCCGCCGCGTCTCGCGGCTATTACGACAAGGAGCCCCGCGACCTCTCCCTTTCGGAATGCGCCACGCTGGCAGGCATCATCTACGGCCCGAATGATTTTTCCCCCCTCAAGCACCCGGAAGAAGCCAGAAAAGTCCGGGACATCGTGCTCGGGCTGCTGAAAGACGCCGGCAAGATCACGGAGGTGCAATACGCCGCCGCTCTCGCGGAACCCATCGTGACGCATCCGCCGCAGTCCAGGTCCGAGGAAAACTACGCCATGGACCTCGTGCGCCGGGAGCTGGACGCCATTCTGGAAGAGGAAGACATCCGCCTGGGAGGCCTCGTGGTCCATACCACGCTGGACCTGGACCTGCAGAACGCCACGCTGGACATCATCAACAAGCACATGACGGCTCTGGAAAGCCGGAAGGATTTCAAAAAGCACCTAGCCTCCCTCCAGGCCAGAAGAGAGAAGCGCGGCATCGTTAAAAACAAGCTGACCACCAAGGCGGAATATGAGGCGGCCCTGGCCGCCTACAAGGCAATTCCCGCGGAACAGAGGGAAAAGACCCAGCCCCCCATGCCCAATTACATCCAGTCCGCGGCCGTGGTGATGGACAATGCCACGGGAGCGCTTCTGGCCGTTGTCGGCGGACGGGACGCGGAGGAATCCAAGCTGAACCGCGCCATCCAGTCCCGGCGGCAGACGGGCTCCCTGTTCAAGCCGTTCGTTTACGCCACTTTCTTTCAGCAGGGCAATTCCGCGGATACCCGCATTTCCGACGACCGCATCGCCCATGGGGAAATACGCGGCGCAGCCAACTGGTCCCCCCGCAACTCGGACGGCACCTACCGCGGCATGAAACCCGCCTCCTTCGGCCTCATTCTTTCCCGCAACACCATGTCCGTGCGCATCGGCAACCGGGCCGGGCTGGGCAACGTCATCCAGTCCGCCGAGCTGGCCGGGTTCCATGGAAACGTCTCCAAGACTCCGGCCCTGTTCCTGGGCACCTGGGAAGCCTCCCCCCTGGACGTGGCGAGCGCCTATAGTGTGTTTGCCAACGGCGGCGTGCGCCCCACGCCATACATCATCGACCACATTACGGATTCCAAAGGACAGCCACGCTTTGCCATTACCAAGAGCAGGCGCGCCGTTTATTCCCAGCGCGCGGCCAATATCACCTCCTCCATTCTCCAGCAGGTCTGCAAGCCCGGAGGCACTGCGGGCAGAATCACCGCCCTGGGGTTCAAGGCGCCGTGCGGAGGCAAGACAGGCACTACGAACAATTACACGAACGCCTGGTTTGCAGGCTACACCTCCAACCTGACATGCAGCGTCTGGGTGGGATTTGACACCGCCACCAAAATTCTGGAAAAAGGGTACGGCGGCACGCTGGCTCTTCCCATCTGGACGGATATCATGCTGGCCTCCCAAAAGGAAGGCTATCCCTTCAACGCGATCCGCACCAGGGCAGCCTCGGAAGGCCAGGCCGTTCTCGTATGCCGGGAATCCAACCAGCTGGCCCATTCCGGCTGCCAATACGCCAAAACGGCCTATTATGAAACAACGGTAGGCTACGAGGCCCCTGCCAAAATGTGTGAAAAGCATATTCCCCTTGCGGAGCCGGGCACGGAAGAAGACATTCCCTATGCAGAGCCGCTCGACAGTTCCGATGACAACATTCCGCTGGCCGAACCCGTAGATGAAACGGACGGCATTCCCTACGCCACCCCCATCTGA
- a CDS encoding S1C family serine protease — translation MANLQKQIQQVAQSATAATVALVSDGGETGSGVIVSPQGLILTAAHVVGGDEMMRVVFSDGRVMKGRVLGANFTRDAAMVQILGEGTYPHVELGESDALHVGDFVVALGHSKGFDPERRAPIRMGRLCTDGKQRFLISECTLIGGDSGGPLFDLSGKLVGIHSSIGPMLKINNHVPVSVFRHDWEKLLSGRQWGQLGLHPMADPDSPVLGFAMMDVMGVDGVVVEDVVVDSPADEAGIRPGDVITYMDSRGLRSVRDMLRELGRHRPGETVPLVVLRKGTAYKADLTFGRRGDLMSGLKQMEQPQG, via the coding sequence ATGGCAAACTTGCAAAAACAAATTCAACAGGTAGCTCAATCTGCCACCGCCGCTACGGTAGCCCTGGTTTCCGATGGAGGAGAAACGGGCAGCGGTGTCATCGTAAGTCCCCAGGGGCTCATTCTGACGGCGGCCCACGTGGTGGGCGGCGACGAGATGATGCGCGTGGTGTTTTCAGACGGGCGCGTGATGAAAGGCCGCGTTCTGGGAGCCAATTTTACCCGTGACGCCGCCATGGTGCAGATTCTTGGCGAAGGCACTTATCCTCATGTGGAACTGGGCGAGTCCGACGCGTTGCACGTAGGAGACTTCGTGGTGGCCCTGGGGCATTCCAAGGGATTTGACCCGGAACGACGTGCACCCATCCGCATGGGAAGGCTCTGCACGGACGGAAAGCAGCGGTTCCTGATCTCCGAATGCACGTTGATAGGCGGCGATTCCGGGGGCCCCCTCTTCGATCTGTCCGGAAAGCTGGTGGGCATCCATTCCTCCATTGGGCCGATGCTGAAAATCAACAACCATGTTCCCGTTTCCGTCTTCCGCCATGATTGGGAGAAACTGCTCTCCGGCCGCCAGTGGGGCCAGTTGGGACTGCATCCCATGGCTGATCCGGACTCTCCCGTTCTCGGCTTTGCCATGATGGATGTGATGGGCGTGGACGGTGTCGTGGTGGAGGATGTGGTCGTGGACTCTCCTGCGGATGAGGCGGGAATCAGGCCCGGAGACGTCATTACGTACATGGACAGCCGCGGCCTGCGCTCCGTGCGCGACATGCTCCGGGAGCTGGGGCGTCACAGGCCGGGAGAAACGGTGCCTTTGGTCGTTCTCCGGAAAGGAACTGCCTATAAGGCCGACCTTACCTTCGGCAGGCGCGGTGACCTGATGTCCGGACTGAAACAAATGGAACAACCTCAGGGATGA
- a CDS encoding PDZ domain-containing protein, with amino-acid sequence MCGQEIASPLPADQMIAPEDKAVLDAQARQIFRDWDKVAVPIGKSVVALVAGNRQVALGTVVGKGKVLTKLSDLQKERRPVMLVDASGKVYDAKVLFALPEHDLLMMDVPGLPSPPIDLDSYVQAKEGDIIAAVSPTGHVSDFGVVSVAQRSLRADDQPYLGIVSDPRWDGEGVMIGGVEAGSGAHRSGLQAGDVLMKLNGKPVDGMYSIRAAMVGVRPGETVPVEVVRQNRKVEGQLLTGARPKVMKFPQKRLDMMNSMGNRMSLKRDEFPLVIQSDMTLFPERAGCPVIDVNGKFVGLALSRAGRTETYILPSWICRELVEGVLPKVQQYQASRDENIPEAQPVDDAYDARRLEENRRKVEDKMSRQGLVPKVY; translated from the coding sequence GTGTGTGGACAGGAAATAGCTTCCCCCCTGCCCGCGGACCAGATGATTGCTCCGGAGGACAAGGCGGTGCTGGATGCCCAGGCCCGCCAGATCTTCCGGGATTGGGACAAGGTAGCCGTTCCCATCGGCAAATCCGTGGTGGCGCTTGTGGCCGGCAACCGTCAGGTGGCGCTGGGTACCGTGGTAGGCAAGGGAAAAGTACTCACCAAGTTGAGCGACTTGCAGAAGGAAAGGCGCCCGGTCATGCTGGTGGACGCCTCCGGAAAAGTTTATGATGCCAAGGTTCTATTTGCTCTTCCGGAACACGACCTGCTGATGATGGATGTGCCGGGGCTGCCCTCACCGCCCATTGACCTGGACTCCTATGTGCAGGCCAAGGAAGGGGATATCATTGCCGCGGTATCTCCCACGGGACATGTCAGCGACTTCGGCGTGGTGTCCGTAGCCCAGCGCAGCCTGAGAGCGGACGACCAGCCTTATCTGGGCATCGTCTCCGATCCCCGCTGGGATGGTGAGGGCGTGATGATTGGCGGCGTGGAAGCCGGGAGCGGTGCCCACCGCAGCGGCCTTCAGGCCGGGGATGTGCTCATGAAGCTCAATGGAAAGCCTGTGGACGGGATGTATTCCATACGTGCGGCCATGGTGGGCGTACGGCCCGGGGAAACCGTTCCTGTGGAAGTGGTGCGCCAAAACCGGAAGGTTGAGGGGCAGCTTCTCACCGGGGCCAGGCCAAAAGTGATGAAATTCCCTCAGAAACGGCTGGACATGATGAATTCCATGGGCAACCGCATGAGTCTGAAGCGTGACGAATTCCCGCTGGTCATCCAGTCGGACATGACTTTGTTTCCGGAACGGGCAGGATGTCCGGTCATTGACGTCAACGGCAAATTCGTGGGACTGGCCCTGAGCCGTGCCGGACGGACGGAAACGTACATTCTCCCTTCCTGGATATGCCGGGAGCTGGTGGAGGGCGTGCTTCCGAAAGTGCAGCAATATCAGGCAAGCCGTGATGAAAATATCCCGGAAGCACAGCCGGTGGACGATGCTTATGACGCGCGCCGTCTGGAGGAAAACCGCCGGAAAGTGGAAGACAAGATGAGCCGCCAGGGCCTGGTGCCGAAGGTGTATTAA
- a CDS encoding sodium:solute symporter, translating to MFTDSLVIAIYFLAIFGIGIYAGRKQNTLTDYALGNRSLPWWAILASILAAEISAATFLGAPGEGYHTRNFTYAQLCIGTILGRIIVGKLFLKPYYDYKVVSIYEYLEKRFGLLTRRTASMVFLISRVLASGTRLYFAGILLVIAYQFITNTPADSEQIVLLYIAALVIISMATTIYTAIGGLKAVVWTDVLQAAVLGVSMLSALWILFSHIPGGWDSISAVMNGGDDWKFFSWGTEKGFSFLEQCSHILGQEYTVWAAFLGATFITMATHGTDQDMVQRMLAAKNSKAGTRAVIVSGLMDFPIVILFLFTGILLYVFYQYNPAALPADTPKLHVFPYFIIHELPGGVRGLLIAGLLATAMGSLSTALNSLATTATKDWYQGIFKPDATERQLLQCVRWGTVGFSLLLIMVGSVTAWYVVHHPEVRIIQIALGIFGYTYGSLLGIFLLGMLTRTRGNDTGNILAMAAGFIVIAVLTGLIPLPASWEQHIPEIAFPWRVTIGTLATFFVGLCFRSRHVLPR from the coding sequence ATGTTTACGGACTCCCTCGTCATAGCCATCTACTTTCTGGCGATCTTCGGTATTGGCATCTACGCGGGCCGCAAACAAAACACCCTGACAGATTATGCGCTGGGAAACCGTTCCCTGCCCTGGTGGGCCATCCTGGCATCCATCCTGGCTGCGGAAATCAGCGCGGCCACCTTCCTGGGAGCGCCGGGGGAAGGCTACCATACCCGCAACTTTACCTATGCCCAGCTATGCATAGGCACGATTCTGGGCCGCATTATCGTCGGCAAGCTCTTCCTCAAACCTTATTACGACTATAAGGTAGTCTCCATTTATGAATATCTGGAAAAACGGTTCGGACTGCTGACCCGGCGCACTGCCTCCATGGTTTTCCTGATCAGCCGGGTTCTGGCCAGCGGAACCAGGCTCTACTTTGCAGGCATTCTGCTTGTCATTGCTTATCAGTTTATCACCAATACTCCGGCAGATTCCGAACAGATAGTCCTGCTTTACATCGCCGCGCTGGTCATCATCAGCATGGCCACCACCATTTATACGGCCATAGGCGGTCTGAAAGCCGTCGTCTGGACGGACGTGTTGCAGGCGGCGGTACTCGGCGTCTCCATGCTCTCCGCCCTTTGGATACTGTTCTCCCACATTCCCGGCGGCTGGGACTCCATTTCCGCCGTCATGAACGGAGGGGATGACTGGAAATTCTTTTCCTGGGGAACGGAAAAAGGATTCAGCTTCCTGGAACAGTGTTCCCACATTCTGGGACAGGAATATACGGTATGGGCAGCGTTTCTGGGCGCTACGTTCATCACGATGGCTACACACGGGACGGACCAGGACATGGTCCAGCGCATGCTGGCTGCAAAAAACAGCAAGGCCGGAACACGCGCAGTCATCGTATCCGGACTGATGGACTTCCCCATCGTCATACTCTTCCTGTTCACGGGCATTCTCCTGTACGTCTTTTACCAGTACAATCCGGCAGCCCTGCCCGCAGACACGCCCAAATTGCACGTATTCCCCTACTTCATCATTCATGAACTCCCCGGCGGAGTCCGCGGGCTGCTTATTGCCGGGTTGCTTGCAACCGCCATGGGCTCCCTGTCCACAGCGCTCAACTCCCTGGCAACCACCGCCACGAAGGACTGGTACCAGGGCATCTTCAAGCCGGACGCCACGGAACGCCAGCTGCTCCAGTGCGTGCGGTGGGGCACGGTGGGATTTTCCCTGCTGCTCATTATGGTGGGCTCCGTCACGGCCTGGTACGTAGTGCATCATCCGGAAGTGCGCATCATCCAAATTGCTCTCGGCATCTTCGGCTACACGTACGGATCCCTGCTTGGCATCTTCCTGCTGGGAATGCTGACCCGCACCAGGGGCAACGACACCGGCAACATCCTTGCCATGGCGGCAGGCTTCATCGTCATAGCCGTTCTGACCGGCCTCATTCCTCTCCCGGCTTCCTGGGAACAGCATATCCCGGAAATAGCCTTCCCCTGGCGCGTCACCATCGGCACCCTGGCAACGTTCTTCGTCGGACTGTGCTTCCGCAGCCGTCACGTACTTCCCCGTTAA
- a CDS encoding CTP synthase, whose product MKYIFVTGGVVSSLGKGLAAASIGTLLERCGLKVTLQKFDPYLNVDPGTMSPFQHGEVYVLNDGAETDLDLGHYERFVHCSLSRLNNLTSGQVFENVLRKERRGDYLGKTVQYIPHVTDEIKNRLYEVTEKSDVDIIITEIGGTVGDMEGHIFLEALRQFALEVGRDNVCFIHVTLLPYIKAAGEMKTKPTQQSVAKLREIGIQPDVIICRTEYDMSEDERRKIAMFCNVEAKNVIAFRDVKNTIYECPLDLSQDKIDRIVTKRLGLDVPPPNLADWQRYVGRVVSPSHSVRIAVVGKYIALQDAYKSIYESFTHAGAENDARVEILRVDAEELEEKGAEALIGSVDGLLVPGGFGDRGIEGKIQAVQYARTKGIPFMGICLGMQVAVIEYARHICGMDDANSTEFDKATSHPVICLQEEQKGIENMGATMRLGAYKALITPGTLAHKLYGKDNVNERHRHRYEFNPAYREDLEKAGLVISAINDEHGLVEVVELPTHPFFIACQYHPEFQSAPNRAHPLFSGLVSAALEYKSRS is encoded by the coding sequence ATGAAATACATCTTCGTCACAGGCGGCGTCGTATCATCTCTGGGCAAGGGCTTGGCAGCCGCATCCATCGGCACTCTGCTGGAACGTTGCGGACTGAAAGTGACCCTGCAGAAATTCGATCCCTACCTCAACGTGGACCCAGGCACCATGAGCCCGTTCCAGCATGGAGAAGTGTACGTTCTGAATGACGGTGCGGAAACGGACCTGGACCTGGGGCACTATGAACGCTTCGTCCATTGCAGCCTTTCCCGCCTCAACAACCTTACCTCCGGGCAAGTCTTTGAAAACGTATTGAGAAAGGAACGCCGCGGCGACTACCTGGGCAAGACGGTCCAATACATCCCCCACGTTACGGATGAAATCAAGAACAGGCTCTATGAAGTGACGGAAAAATCCGACGTGGACATCATCATCACGGAAATCGGAGGCACAGTAGGAGACATGGAAGGCCACATCTTCCTGGAAGCCCTCCGCCAATTTGCCCTGGAAGTGGGCCGGGACAACGTCTGTTTCATCCACGTCACCCTGCTCCCCTACATCAAGGCGGCCGGGGAGATGAAAACCAAGCCTACGCAGCAATCCGTTGCAAAACTCCGGGAAATCGGCATTCAGCCCGACGTCATCATCTGCCGGACGGAATACGACATGAGCGAGGACGAACGCCGCAAAATCGCCATGTTCTGCAACGTAGAGGCCAAAAATGTCATTGCGTTCCGTGACGTGAAAAACACCATTTACGAATGCCCCCTGGACCTCAGCCAGGACAAAATCGACCGCATCGTGACAAAACGCCTGGGACTGGACGTCCCTCCCCCGAATCTGGCAGACTGGCAGCGCTACGTAGGCAGGGTCGTCAGCCCCAGCCATTCCGTAAGAATCGCCGTTGTCGGCAAATACATCGCCCTTCAGGATGCCTATAAGTCCATTTATGAATCCTTTACCCATGCCGGCGCGGAAAATGACGCCCGCGTGGAAATCCTGCGGGTGGATGCGGAAGAACTGGAAGAAAAGGGAGCGGAAGCCCTGATCGGTTCCGTGGATGGCCTTTTGGTGCCCGGCGGCTTCGGCGACCGGGGTATTGAAGGAAAAATACAAGCCGTACAATATGCGCGCACCAAGGGCATTCCCTTCATGGGCATCTGCCTGGGCATGCAGGTAGCCGTCATCGAATATGCGCGCCACATCTGCGGCATGGACGACGCCAACTCCACGGAATTCGACAAAGCTACGTCCCACCCTGTCATCTGCCTCCAGGAAGAACAGAAAGGCATTGAAAACATGGGAGCCACCATGCGCCTGGGCGCCTACAAGGCGCTGATTACGCCGGGAACCCTGGCCCACAAGCTTTACGGCAAGGACAACGTCAATGAACGCCACCGCCACCGTTACGAATTCAACCCCGCCTACCGTGAAGACCTGGAAAAAGCCGGCCTGGTCATCAGCGCCATCAACGATGAGCATGGACTGGTGGAGGTAGTGGAACTCCCCACTCATCCCTTCTTCATCGCCTGCCAGTATCATCCGGAATTCCAGTCAGCGCCCAACCGGGCCCATCCGCTCTTCTCCGGTCTGGTCTCTGCGGCGCTGGAATATAAAAGCCGCTCCTGA
- the kdsB gene encoding 3-deoxy-manno-octulosonate cytidylyltransferase, whose amino-acid sequence MASAPLHHIIGLIPARWGSSRFPGKPLHPIAGKPLVQHVWERVSQCSRLDDMAIATDDERILEAALAFGAKAIMTSPDHPSGSDRLAEAVQAFPSATHIVNIQGDEPLIDPALIDRLAGVLAADPALPMATVACLIDREEDLDNPNIVKVVLAGSGDALYFSRSVIPFARNSRISSPLRHLGIYAYRRDFLENYVRWKPTPLELTESLEQLRALENGAKIRVILTDHVSVGVDTPEQAAQVEQILLNTH is encoded by the coding sequence ATGGCTTCCGCCCCTCTCCACCATATCATTGGCCTTATCCCTGCGCGCTGGGGGTCCTCCAGATTCCCGGGCAAACCCCTTCATCCCATTGCCGGAAAACCACTTGTCCAACACGTATGGGAGCGGGTCTCCCAGTGCAGCCGGCTGGACGATATGGCTATCGCCACGGATGACGAACGCATTCTTGAGGCCGCGCTGGCGTTCGGGGCAAAAGCCATCATGACTTCTCCGGACCATCCCAGCGGTAGCGACCGCTTGGCGGAAGCTGTCCAGGCATTTCCCTCCGCCACCCATATCGTCAACATCCAGGGGGATGAGCCTCTCATCGATCCGGCCCTGATTGACCGTCTGGCCGGTGTGCTGGCGGCAGATCCCGCCCTTCCCATGGCCACTGTCGCCTGCCTCATTGACAGAGAAGAAGACCTGGACAATCCCAATATTGTAAAAGTGGTTCTTGCCGGCAGCGGAGATGCGCTTTATTTTTCCCGGTCCGTCATCCCCTTCGCCCGCAATTCACGTATTTCCTCGCCCCTCAGGCATCTTGGCATTTATGCCTACCGCCGGGACTTCCTTGAAAACTATGTCCGCTGGAAACCTACCCCCCTGGAACTCACGGAATCCCTGGAACAATTGCGCGCACTGGAAAACGGGGCCAAAATCAGAGTCATCCTGACGGACCATGTCAGCGTGGGAGTGGATACGCCGGAACAGGCAGCCCAGGTCGAACAGATTTTATTAAACACACACTAG